A genomic segment from Ramlibacter agri encodes:
- a CDS encoding SRPBCC family protein has translation MGSSETDRIERSIVIDAPRARVWRALADAPEFGTWFGARLQGQRFAPGQRARGSITYPGYEHIFFDVVIQRMEPEKLLSWHWHPYAVEPGVDYASETPTLVTFTLEDAPGGGTLLKVVESGFDQVPPARRALAFRMNSGGWDAQVENIRGHVAKG, from the coding sequence ATGGGCAGCAGCGAGACCGACCGCATCGAACGCAGCATCGTCATTGACGCCCCGCGCGCGCGGGTATGGCGCGCCCTGGCCGACGCGCCGGAATTCGGCACCTGGTTCGGCGCCAGGCTGCAGGGCCAGCGCTTCGCGCCGGGGCAGCGCGCCCGCGGCTCCATCACCTATCCCGGCTACGAGCACATCTTTTTCGACGTGGTGATCCAGCGCATGGAACCCGAGAAGCTGCTGTCCTGGCACTGGCATCCGTATGCGGTGGAGCCCGGCGTCGACTACGCCAGCGAAACCCCCACGCTGGTGACCTTCACGCTGGAAGACGCTCCCGGTGGCGGCACCCTGCTGAAGGTGGTGGAGTCCGGCTTCGACCAGGTGCCGCCCGCGCGGCGCGCGCTGGCCTTCCGCATGAATTCGGGCGGCTGGGACGCGCAGGTGGAGAACATCCGGGGCCATGTCGCCAAAGGCTGA
- a CDS encoding ArsR/SmtB family transcription factor — protein sequence MSPKAEAAPAELARVFFALGDETRLRLVALLCAGGMFSISQLTASTHISRQAVTKHLQVLADAGLVQDLRIGRERLWQFDPAQMEQARRSLEAIGRQWEDALGRLKSALEA from the coding sequence ATGTCGCCAAAGGCTGAGGCGGCGCCGGCCGAACTGGCGCGGGTGTTCTTCGCGCTCGGCGACGAGACCCGGCTGCGGCTGGTGGCGCTGCTGTGCGCAGGCGGCATGTTTTCCATCAGCCAGCTCACCGCCAGCACGCACATCTCGCGGCAGGCCGTGACCAAGCATCTGCAGGTGCTGGCCGACGCCGGCTTGGTGCAGGACCTGCGGATCGGGCGCGAGCGCCTGTGGCAGTTCGATCCGGCGCAGATGGAGCAGGCGCGGCGCTCGCTCGAGGCGATCGGGCGGCAGTGGGAAGACGCGCTGGGCCGCCTGAAATCGGCCCTGGAGGCTTAG
- a CDS encoding B3/B4 domain-containing protein — protein sequence MRFSHHPAIWSGFPELAAGAVFAGRIRPDADATRAIAHYEGLARRRLAEAGSESELPSIQAWRRAFQRMGLKPTQYRCASESLLRRLRKEGAMPRIHPLIDACNAISMAFATPVAVLDTAQIVDSLQVRFAEGTESYLSFGGEVEHPEPGEVSFVDAAGNAHARRWTHRQSGLSAVREATADVIILAEALHPGAADEMPGLLAAVTEVLAEVWNAPVETALLSASRPEIARQSP from the coding sequence ATGCGTTTCAGCCACCACCCTGCCATCTGGTCCGGCTTTCCCGAGCTGGCGGCCGGCGCCGTGTTCGCCGGCCGGATCCGGCCCGATGCGGACGCCACCCGGGCCATCGCCCACTACGAAGGCCTGGCGCGCCGGCGCCTGGCCGAAGCGGGCAGCGAGTCGGAGCTGCCTTCGATCCAGGCCTGGCGCCGCGCCTTCCAGCGCATGGGCCTCAAGCCGACGCAATATCGCTGCGCCTCGGAGTCCCTGCTGCGCCGCCTGCGCAAGGAAGGTGCCATGCCGCGCATCCACCCGCTCATCGACGCCTGCAATGCGATCTCGATGGCTTTCGCGACGCCGGTGGCGGTGCTGGACACGGCGCAGATCGTGGATTCGCTGCAGGTGCGTTTCGCCGAAGGCACCGAGAGTTACCTGAGCTTCGGCGGCGAGGTGGAGCATCCCGAGCCCGGCGAAGTGAGCTTCGTCGACGCCGCCGGCAACGCCCACGCCCGGCGCTGGACCCACAGGCAAAGCGGGCTGTCAGCGGTGCGGGAAGCAACGGCGGACGTCATCATCTTGGCGGAGGCACTGCATCCGGGCGCCGCCGACGAGATGCCGGGACTGCTGGCGGCCGTGACGGAAGTCCTGGCCGAGGTGTGGAATGCGCCCGTGGAGACCGCCCTGCTCTCCGCCAGTCGGCCCGAGATCGCCCGGCAGTCGCCTTGA
- a CDS encoding AraC family transcriptional regulator, with translation MASAPCHRCTLIGSPWTEVYATRITSSRHYARHTHSAYGLGVVDAGAQRSASGRHTVDAFAGDLVATNPGEVHDGRPLGGPLRSWRTIYIEPAFFAGLAPFAGEVAITRAAFADPELQQATLGLLGAMARWQQGSADALACEEALASACGLLLARHVSRPSLEPVPSVSMARVRERLAAGLLQPPTLAELAGLAGLSRFQLLRRFAALHGLTPHAWLVQQRTEHARALIAGGMGLAEAAALSGFADQSHMTRSFTRQFGFTPGAWQRARLQ, from the coding sequence ATGGCCAGCGCACCCTGCCATCGCTGCACCCTGATCGGTTCTCCCTGGACCGAGGTATACGCCACTCGCATTACCAGCTCGCGACATTACGCAAGACACACCCATTCCGCTTATGGTCTTGGCGTGGTCGACGCGGGAGCGCAGCGTTCCGCCAGCGGGCGGCACACTGTGGACGCCTTTGCCGGCGACCTCGTCGCCACCAATCCCGGCGAGGTCCACGACGGCCGCCCCCTCGGCGGCCCCTTGCGCAGCTGGCGCACCATCTACATCGAGCCCGCCTTCTTCGCGGGCCTCGCGCCCTTCGCGGGCGAAGTCGCCATCACGCGCGCGGCCTTCGCCGATCCCGAACTGCAGCAAGCGACGCTGGGCTTGCTGGGCGCGATGGCCCGCTGGCAGCAAGGCAGCGCCGACGCCCTCGCCTGCGAGGAGGCCCTGGCGAGTGCATGCGGCCTGCTGCTGGCACGGCACGTGAGTCGCCCCAGCCTGGAGCCGGTGCCTTCCGTGTCGATGGCGCGGGTGCGCGAGCGCCTGGCCGCCGGCCTGCTGCAGCCGCCCACGCTGGCGGAGCTGGCCGGCCTGGCGGGCCTGAGCCGTTTCCAGCTGCTGCGGCGCTTCGCGGCGCTGCATGGCCTCACGCCACACGCCTGGCTGGTGCAGCAGCGGACCGAGCACGCGCGCGCCCTGATCGCCGGCGGAATGGGCCTGGCCGAAGCGGCGGCGCTGTCCGGGTTTGCGGACCAGAGCCACATGACGCGCAGCTTCACGCGCCAGTTCGGCTTCACGCCGGGCGCCTGGCAGCGCGCGCGCCTGCAATAA
- a CDS encoding SHOCT domain-containing protein: MWSNYGVHWPWTPGPGTQAIGWMLLVVVGFWLFRTFAGLRDGDAAPGDEQEVEQLRERYVRGEITLDEFQDSVRHL, translated from the coding sequence ATGTGGTCGAATTACGGAGTGCACTGGCCCTGGACGCCAGGCCCGGGCACGCAGGCGATCGGCTGGATGCTGCTGGTCGTGGTCGGCTTCTGGCTGTTCCGCACCTTCGCTGGTTTGCGGGATGGGGACGCCGCGCCGGGCGACGAGCAGGAGGTCGAGCAGTTGCGCGAGCGCTACGTTCGCGGCGAAATCACGCTCGACGAGTTCCAGGACAGCGTCCGCCACCTGTAA
- a CDS encoding aminotransferase class V-fold PLP-dependent enzyme, translating into MPGLLPQVDPDGLLEFSVVYTDRALNHMSRSFQGVMKDISAILKEVYHAHSTVLVPGSGTFGMESVARQFATGKDVLVIRNGWFSFRWTQIFEMGNIPASSTVLKARKTGSGPKAPWAPAPIAEVTAAIREKKPAVVFAPHVETASGMMLPDDYMRAVADAVHAVGGLFVLDCIASGAMWVDMQACGIDVLISAPQKGWSSSPCCAMVMLSERARKAIDGTASTSFAMDLKKWLQIMEAYEGGGHMYHATMPTDALTRLRTTMLETRAYGFAKVRAEQEELGRKVRALFEGRGMPSVAADGFKAPGVVVSYTTDPEIQSGKKFLGEGLQTAAGVPLQCDEGSDFSTFRIGLFGLEKWHNVDRTVTQLKDALDRLGVVAPAKAA; encoded by the coding sequence ATGCCCGGACTGCTGCCCCAAGTCGACCCCGACGGCCTGCTCGAATTCTCCGTGGTGTACACGGACCGCGCGCTGAACCACATGTCGCGCAGCTTCCAGGGCGTGATGAAGGACATCTCCGCGATCCTGAAGGAGGTCTACCACGCCCATTCCACCGTGCTGGTGCCGGGCAGCGGCACCTTCGGCATGGAGTCCGTGGCGCGCCAGTTCGCCACCGGCAAGGACGTGCTCGTCATCCGCAACGGCTGGTTCTCCTTCCGCTGGACGCAGATCTTCGAGATGGGGAACATCCCCGCTTCGTCCACCGTGCTGAAGGCGCGCAAGACCGGCAGCGGCCCGAAGGCGCCGTGGGCGCCGGCGCCCATCGCCGAAGTGACGGCCGCCATCCGCGAGAAGAAGCCCGCCGTGGTGTTCGCCCCGCACGTGGAAACCGCCTCCGGGATGATGCTGCCCGACGACTACATGCGCGCAGTGGCCGACGCCGTGCACGCCGTGGGCGGCCTGTTCGTGCTGGATTGCATCGCCTCCGGCGCGATGTGGGTCGACATGCAGGCCTGCGGCATCGACGTGCTGATCTCCGCGCCGCAAAAGGGCTGGAGCAGCTCGCCCTGCTGCGCGATGGTGATGCTGAGCGAGCGCGCCCGCAAGGCCATCGACGGCACCGCCAGCACCAGCTTCGCGATGGACCTGAAGAAGTGGCTGCAGATCATGGAAGCCTACGAAGGCGGCGGCCACATGTACCACGCCACCATGCCCACCGACGCCCTGACGCGCCTGCGCACCACGATGCTGGAGACGCGCGCCTACGGCTTCGCCAAGGTGCGCGCGGAGCAGGAAGAACTGGGACGCAAGGTGCGCGCGCTGTTCGAAGGCCGCGGCATGCCCAGCGTGGCGGCCGACGGCTTCAAGGCGCCGGGCGTGGTGGTGAGCTACACCACGGACCCCGAAATCCAGAGCGGCAAGAAATTCCTGGGCGAAGGCCTGCAGACCGCGGCCGGCGTGCCGCTGCAGTGCGACGAGGGCAGCGACTTCAGCACCTTCCGCATCGGCCTGTTCGGGCTGGAGAAGTGGCACAACGTCGACCGCACCGTCACCCAGTTGAAGGACGCGCTGGACCGGCTGGGCGTCGTCGCCCCGGCGAAGGCGGCCTAG
- a CDS encoding MTH1187 family thiamine-binding protein, which yields MVLLEFSMAPVGEGESMSRQVARILDIIDRSGVPYQLTAMGTILEGDWEQVMGVVTDCFRALQADTSRISLNLKMDYRKGSESRLASKIDAVEGHVGRKLRT from the coding sequence ATGGTCCTGCTCGAATTTTCGATGGCACCCGTCGGCGAAGGCGAAAGCATGAGCCGGCAGGTCGCGCGCATCCTCGACATCATCGACCGCAGCGGCGTGCCCTACCAGCTCACGGCGATGGGCACCATCCTCGAAGGCGACTGGGAGCAGGTGATGGGCGTGGTCACGGACTGCTTCCGCGCCCTGCAGGCGGACACCAGCCGCATCAGCCTGAACCTGAAGATGGACTACCGCAAGGGCAGCGAGTCGCGCCTGGCCAGCAAGATCGACGCGGTCGAAGGCCACGTCGGTCGCAAGCTGCGCACCTAA
- a CDS encoding methyl-accepting chemotaxis protein, translating into MNAQGMAMPLPASVPAAQVRQRTDLSTRVGAAFAVVLLLQAALTALAVGQLQGAAATWALVLGVAGLLAVLATAAWLLRRLVGPMRPATAAMQSLAGGDLAVPIDLAASGELLPLMEALQDVREKLFNVVGEVRTGTGNVALNAAQISRDNQALAQRTETQADSLQETAASIEELTAAVRQNAGTTQQAHALVRTATERAEQGGAVMRQVVQTMESIRASSGSIRDIIGVIDGIAFQTNILALNAAVEAARAGEQGRGFAVVAAEVRMLAQRSAEAARDIKALIVGSVQTVDAGGSSVEEAGRAMAEIVAAVRQAADLIRQIDVASQEQSSGIENVNTAVARIDSTTQDNAAFVKGAARTAAALQERAVTLLKAVDGFQLGDREHGSLEEAVAMVQAGCDFQRAHGRQALLDDVNRLDAGRFIHRDLYLIALDLRTSLFVAHGNNPARLGKGPEVKDVDGKAFGLEMVRVARDRGEGWVDYKWVHPVTGEVFMKTAYVRREGDLAVGCTAYKH; encoded by the coding sequence ATGAACGCCCAGGGAATGGCCATGCCCTTGCCGGCGAGCGTGCCGGCCGCCCAGGTGCGACAACGCACTGACCTGAGCACGCGCGTGGGCGCTGCGTTCGCGGTGGTGCTGCTGCTGCAGGCGGCGCTCACCGCGCTGGCCGTGGGCCAGTTGCAGGGCGCCGCGGCCACCTGGGCCCTGGTGCTGGGCGTGGCGGGGCTGCTGGCCGTGCTGGCCACAGCGGCCTGGCTGCTGCGCCGCCTGGTCGGCCCGATGCGTCCCGCGACCGCCGCCATGCAGAGCCTGGCGGGCGGCGACCTCGCTGTCCCCATCGACCTGGCCGCCAGCGGCGAGTTGCTCCCGCTGATGGAGGCGCTGCAGGACGTGCGCGAAAAGCTGTTCAACGTCGTCGGCGAAGTGCGCACGGGGACCGGCAACGTGGCCCTCAACGCGGCGCAGATCAGTCGCGACAACCAGGCGCTGGCGCAGCGCACCGAGACCCAGGCCGACTCGCTGCAGGAAACCGCCGCTTCGATCGAGGAGCTGACGGCCGCCGTGCGCCAGAACGCCGGCACCACGCAGCAAGCGCATGCGCTGGTGCGCACGGCCACCGAGCGGGCGGAGCAGGGCGGCGCCGTGATGCGGCAGGTGGTGCAGACGATGGAATCGATCCGCGCCAGCTCGGGCAGCATCCGCGACATCATCGGCGTGATCGACGGCATCGCCTTCCAGACCAACATCCTCGCGCTCAATGCGGCCGTCGAGGCCGCGCGGGCCGGCGAGCAGGGCCGCGGTTTCGCGGTGGTGGCCGCGGAGGTGCGCATGCTGGCGCAGCGCAGCGCCGAGGCGGCGCGCGACATCAAGGCGCTGATCGTCGGTTCGGTGCAGACGGTGGATGCCGGCGGCAGCAGCGTCGAGGAGGCCGGCCGCGCGATGGCGGAAATCGTCGCCGCGGTGCGGCAGGCGGCGGACCTGATCCGCCAGATCGACGTGGCGAGCCAGGAGCAGAGCAGCGGCATCGAGAACGTCAACACCGCGGTGGCGCGCATCGACAGCACCACCCAGGACAACGCCGCCTTCGTCAAGGGCGCGGCCCGCACCGCCGCCGCCTTGCAGGAGCGCGCGGTGACCTTGCTGAAGGCGGTGGACGGCTTCCAGCTGGGCGACCGCGAGCATGGCAGCCTGGAGGAAGCGGTGGCCATGGTGCAGGCCGGTTGCGATTTCCAGCGCGCGCACGGCCGGCAGGCGCTGCTGGACGACGTGAACCGGCTGGACGCGGGCCGCTTCATCCATCGCGACCTGTACCTGATCGCGCTGGATTTGAGGACGTCGCTGTTCGTCGCCCACGGCAACAACCCGGCGCGCCTGGGCAAGGGCCCGGAAGTGAAGGACGTGGACGGCAAGGCCTTCGGCCTGGAGATGGTGCGCGTGGCGCGCGACCGCGGCGAAGGCTGGGTGGACTACAAGTGGGTGCACCCGGTGACGGGCGAGGTGTTCATGAAGACGGCGTACGTCCGGCGGGAAGGGGACCTGGCGGTGGGGTGCACGGCGTACAAGCACTGA
- a CDS encoding AMP-dependent synthetase/ligase, giving the protein MSESTADLSSVRTLAELLAWRIARTPQGEAYRQWDPATSHWVGISWQAFGERVEQFRRALSALGVARGARVAILLPNGLDAVSVDQAALAQGCVPVPMHAIDNPASIAYILADSEAELLVADTKEQWQAIAATGAVPATLRNVVLRECDKSPEGTGPAVLSLDVWLARRNGAAAEAVAGPAEEDLATLVYTSGTTGKPKGVMLTHRNVLSNVKGAVERLHPGSDDVFLSFLPLSHTFERTGGYYLPIAAGACVAFARSVSQLPQDMKTVRPTILVSVPRIYERVYAKVQETLATSPLKLRLFELAQAVGWRRFCREQGLPVEAGGSATGDALLWPLLSALVAKPLLAQFGGRIRVAVSGGAALSGPIARCFLGLGLPIVQGYGMTESAPVVAANTPQDNDPATVGRALPGVEVRIGENKELLVRGPNVMRGYWKRPEDTAKAIDADGWLHTGDQAAIEQGRIRILGRVKEIIVTSTGEKIAPVDLEMAIVADPLFEQSYCFGDNRPFIACIVVLGREPWTRLAGELGLDPASAASLLAPAAVQAVLARIRELTKSFPYYAQPRSVALTTEPWTVENGLITPTLKLKRNNLIAHFGPEIARLYHR; this is encoded by the coding sequence ATGTCCGAATCCACCGCCGACCTCTCCTCCGTCCGCACGCTCGCCGAACTCCTGGCCTGGCGCATCGCGCGCACGCCGCAGGGCGAGGCCTACCGCCAGTGGGACCCGGCGACCAGCCACTGGGTCGGCATCAGCTGGCAAGCCTTCGGCGAACGGGTGGAACAGTTCCGCCGCGCGCTGTCGGCGCTGGGCGTGGCGCGCGGCGCGCGCGTCGCGATCCTGCTGCCCAATGGCCTGGACGCGGTGAGCGTCGACCAGGCGGCGCTGGCTCAGGGTTGCGTGCCGGTGCCGATGCACGCCATCGACAACCCGGCCAGCATCGCCTACATCCTGGCCGACAGCGAGGCCGAACTGCTGGTGGCGGACACGAAGGAGCAGTGGCAGGCCATCGCGGCGACAGGCGCGGTTCCCGCGACCTTGCGCAACGTCGTCCTGCGCGAATGCGACAAGTCGCCCGAAGGCACGGGACCTGCCGTCCTGTCGCTGGATGTCTGGCTGGCCCGCCGCAACGGCGCGGCGGCCGAAGCCGTGGCAGGGCCGGCGGAGGAAGACCTCGCCACTCTCGTCTACACCTCCGGCACCACCGGCAAGCCCAAGGGCGTGATGCTGACGCATCGCAACGTGCTGTCCAACGTGAAGGGCGCCGTGGAGCGGCTGCACCCGGGCAGCGACGACGTGTTCCTGTCCTTCCTGCCGCTGTCGCACACCTTCGAGCGCACGGGCGGCTACTACCTGCCCATCGCGGCGGGCGCTTGCGTGGCCTTCGCGCGTTCGGTGTCGCAACTGCCGCAGGACATGAAGACGGTGCGGCCGACCATCCTGGTCTCGGTGCCGCGCATCTACGAGCGCGTCTACGCGAAGGTGCAGGAGACGCTGGCCACGTCGCCGCTGAAGCTGCGCCTGTTCGAACTGGCGCAGGCCGTGGGCTGGCGCCGCTTCTGCCGCGAACAGGGGCTGCCGGTGGAAGCGGGCGGCTCGGCGACCGGCGATGCACTGTTGTGGCCGCTGCTGTCGGCGCTGGTTGCCAAGCCCTTGCTGGCGCAGTTCGGCGGCCGCATCCGCGTCGCGGTGAGCGGCGGCGCCGCGCTGTCGGGGCCGATCGCGCGCTGCTTCCTCGGCCTGGGCCTGCCCATCGTGCAGGGCTACGGCATGACCGAGAGCGCGCCCGTGGTTGCCGCCAACACGCCGCAGGACAACGACCCCGCCACCGTGGGTCGCGCGCTGCCCGGCGTGGAGGTGCGCATCGGCGAGAACAAGGAACTGCTGGTGCGCGGCCCGAACGTGATGCGCGGCTACTGGAAGCGACCGGAAGACACGGCGAAGGCCATCGACGCCGACGGCTGGCTGCACACCGGCGACCAGGCCGCCATCGAGCAGGGACGCATCCGCATCCTGGGCCGGGTGAAGGAAATCATCGTCACGAGCACCGGCGAGAAGATCGCGCCGGTGGACCTGGAGATGGCCATCGTCGCCGACCCGCTGTTCGAGCAGTCGTACTGCTTCGGCGACAACCGGCCGTTCATTGCCTGCATCGTGGTGCTGGGGCGCGAGCCGTGGACTCGCCTCGCCGGCGAACTGGGTCTGGATCCCGCGTCTGCGGCTTCGCTGCTTGCCCCCGCGGCGGTCCAGGCCGTGCTGGCGCGCATCCGCGAGCTGACCAAGAGCTTCCCGTACTACGCGCAGCCGCGCTCGGTGGCCCTGACGACGGAACCGTGGACCGTGGAGAACGGACTGATCACGCCGACCTTGAAGTTGAAGCGGAACAACCTGATCGCGCATTTCGGGCCGGAGATCGCGCGGCTGTACCACCGCTAA